In Gadus chalcogrammus isolate NIFS_2021 chromosome 1, NIFS_Gcha_1.0, whole genome shotgun sequence, one DNA window encodes the following:
- the nol4la gene encoding nucleolar protein 4-like, translating to MATKKACMDVPKRSRSPVVLEAEMFSEFQDWCLRTYGDSGKTKTVTRRKYNKIMQTLLQNDESDGVYVDNSHINAKFKFWVKSKGFQVGNNVLGEHNKKGTSGKPVLYVPVKSTCSDGGSAQENSSLKRVAVVEDFFDIIYAMHVEMGADPGRAPKHAGQKKTYKAIAETYAFLPREAVTRFLMSCGECQKRMHINPSTAEFKENDRPTSLVPDLIDYNMPLTATYLKQMKLQCMSNNERDDTSVSSEDMDTAEPVWVPAEQPPVPALTSPSGERVPSPSANIKEEEEDDSSESGSANGLPALASPEVPAAAGNPPEGGVPYGEVTENGVSAPLDFSTTSSSSSSEDQQPVNLSERLLPPGSPPPSSYPSDPSRKYPVKAEYNHNNNNKSPPYSSGSYDSVKTELSMSAEDLSSGRAQAMDDDDDDHDDHDDSDRINDAEGMDPERLKAFNMFVRLFVDENLDRMVPISKQPKEKIQAIIESCSRQFPEFQERSRKRIRTYLKSCRRMKKGGFEIRPTPPHLTSAMAENILAAACESETRNAAKRMRLDVYQPTEEPASLEKPASREPAPPTSFSTAASAYAQDLLYTNGGLNYNVRGFAAASANQQTSPAAITNGPTDLSMKSVTPNCSSSSSNSHGQGGGGGGASAQLSPPEVTAVRQLIAGYRESAAFLLRSADELENLILQQN from the exons atgGCAACGAAGAAGGCGTGCATGGATGTGCCCAAACGGAGCCGGAGTCCGGTGGTCCTGGAGGCGGAGATGTTTAGTGAATTTCAAGACTGGTGTCTCAGGACATATGGAGACTCGGGGAAAACAAAGACGGTCACCCGgagaaaatacaacaaaatCATGCAGACATTGTTACAGAACGACGAGTCGGACGGCGTGTATGTCGACAACAGCCACATCAACGCCAAATTTAAATTCTGGGTGAAGTCTAAAGGATTCCAGGTCGGGAACAACGTCCTGGGAGAGCACAACAAGAAGGGGACGTCAGGGAAGCCGGTTCTATACGTCCCGGTCAAGTCAACG tgtTCGGACGGGGGCTCGGCTCAGGAGAACTCGTCCCTGAAGcgtgtggcggtggtggaggactTCTTCGACATCATCTACGCCATGCATGTGGAGATGGGGGCCGACCCTGGCCGGGCGCCCAAGCACGCCGGCCAGAAGAAGACCTACAAAGCG ATAGCGGAGACCTACGCCTTCCTGCCCAGAGAGGCGGTGACGCGCTTTCTAATGAGCTGTGGAGAGTGCCAGAAGAGGATGCACATCAACCCCAGCACAGCAGAGTTCAAAG AAAATGATCGACCAACATCACTAGTCCCGGACCTCATCGATTACAACATGCCCCTTACTGCCACCTACCTGAAACAAATGAAATTACAGTGCATGTCTAACAACGAAAGG GATGACACCTCTGTGAGCAGCGAGGACATGGACACAGCAGAGCCGGTGTGGGTCCCAGCGGAGCAGCCCCCAGTGCCTGCTCTCACCTCCCCCAGTGGAGAGAGGGTCCCCAGCCCGTCAGCCAacataaaggaggaggagg AGGATGACTCGTCAGAGAGCGGCAGCGCCAACGGGCTGCCGGCCCTGGCGTCCCCCGAGGTCCCGGCCGCGGCTGGGAACCCCCCAGAGGGCGGGGTCCCTTACGGGGAGGTGACGGAGAACGGGGTGAGCGCCCCCCTGGActtcagcaccacctcctcctcgtcctcctcagaGGACCAGCAGCCCGTCAACCTGAGCGAGAGGCTTCTGCCCCCGGGcagccccccgccctcctcctacccctccgACCCCAGCAGGAAGTATCCCGTCAAGGCGGAgtacaaccacaacaacaacaacaag tccccCCCCTACAGCTCAGGGAGCTATGACTCTGTGAAGACGGAGCTCAGCATGAGTGCAGAGGACCTGTCCTCCGGCCGCGCCCAGGCCATggacgacgatgacgacgaccACGACGACCACGACGACAGTGACCGGATCAACGACGCAGAGGGGATGGACCCTGAGCGCCTGAAGGCCTTCAAT ATGTTTGTGCGGCTGTTTGTGGACGAGAACCTGGACCGCATGGTGCCAATCTCCAAGCAGCCCAAGGAGAAGATCCAGGCCATCATCGAGTCCTGCAGCCGCCAGTTCCCAGAGTTCCAAGAGCGCTCGCGCAAGCGCATCCGCACCTACCTCAAGTCTTGCCGGCGCATGAAGAAAGGCGGTTTTGAG ATTCGACCgacacctcctcacctcactTCTGCCATGGCGGAAAACATACTCGCAGCCGCCTGCGAGAGCGAAACCCGCAACGCTGCCAAGAGGATGCGCCTGGATGTCTACCAGCCCACG gAGGAGCCGGCCAGCCTGGAAAAGCCCGCCTCCAGAGAGCCGGCCCCCCCGACCAGCTTCTCCACCGCCGCCTCGGCCTATGCCCAGGACCTGCTCTACACCAACGGAGGCCTCAACTACAACGTCCGGGGCTTCGCAGCGGCCAGCGCCAACCAGCAGACCAGCCCTGCTGCAATCACCAACG GCCCCACAGATCTGAGTATGAAGTCCGTGACCCCAAACTGCTCCTCCTCGAGCTCCAACAGCCACGGccagggcgggggtgggggcggggcctcggcCCAGCTCAGCCCCCCAGAGGTCACGGCGGTGAGGCAGCTCATCGCCGGCTACAGGGAGTCCGCCGCCTTCCTGCTGCGCTCCGCGGACGAGCTGGAGAACCTCATCCTGCAGCAGAACTGA